Below is a window of Populus alba chromosome 2, ASM523922v2, whole genome shotgun sequence DNA.
CGCCCCCGTGAGGGTGGGAAAATATATTCGCCAACTTGCACAACCCCACCATTTTCTCCTGCTTATAAGGAGCAAGCATGGAGATCTCTTGTCCATACCATCTCTTGACTTCAGTCTTCTCCTTTGACTGAGGCAGTGGTGATCTtcactctctttttctctcaaagtttctttccttttagtgtcttcttttttttacttttggagACTCTCAACTTAACACTCAACGCTCATTCCTTTCTAACCACCGTCCACCTtatcccccccccctcccctcaGTTGATAAAGCCACCTCCTCCACTACTCGCTTACCATTACACCTTTCCGCACAGGGGAAATGTCTTATTTCACGTCTTCAAATGGCTCCGGCTCCTCCTGGACAGCCAAACAAAACAAGCTATTCGAGAAGGCCCTGGCTGTATACGACAAAGACACCCCAGACCGCTGGCAAAATGTGGCCAAGGCCGTGGGTGGCAAGTCTCCTGAAGAAGTTAAGAGGCACTATGATCGTCTCGTGGAAGATCTCGTGTACATAGAATCCGGCCGAGCCCCTCTGCCGAATTACAAGCCCTCTGGCAGCAATGGTAGAGGACTTGTTGAAGAGCAAAGGTAATGAACGTTTATGGTAACCATGATATATATACTCATTATTTACTGGATAAAAACTACATGAAAATCAATCTTCTCAATTTATCTTCAATATCCTTGCATGCAATACTCTTTTATTCTCGTCTAATTTCCATCTTAGTGAACACTTTTTGGCCACTACCACAATATCATGCATCTTACACATGTTCAAGAGATGAATATTCACATTGTCATTCACTATCCTTCGAAGTTGAAGGGCATATATATGAGCAGGCACAAACTAATTAAGCTCTAAATCCTAAAATCTCTCCAGGCATTACATCCCTGCCCTGCCCATTATTGCCATTAAATTTgcaatattattattgtatgtATGCGTGCTATGGACTCTCCGCTAGCTCTCAAGATAAAAGAGTCTCTATTGTCCACCTTTTCTCTTTACCTTGCACGTATATGGCCAGCTGCCCACTGCATATAGAGAAAAgaagtcattcatttttttctgatttcaaATCACCCCAGAAAAACTTCCTTGGATTGTGTAAAATGCAACAACAAACGTCACAGCTTTCATTAACTTGCTGATTTTGAGGGTACGTATGCTGGCCAAGCATCAcgtattatattttcattatgtaCTTGCCTTTCTCTTTTCCAGATGGCGTTAGGGTAAACACAACACCGACCCTTGTACCCCCGATATATATGTAGtccttttatattaatttgtatgtatATAGGCTAGCTATGGTCTATCCATCATCTATTCAACTTCCTAAGGGGAAAAAAGGGCCGCTTGAAATCTAATCCTTCTTGTTTTAGATCACACGCACATGGTCCTATGATTTGGAACTGggcataaattattataaaaaattagccAGTGCTTCTGATTCTgatcataaattattattttgttacacaagaaaaaacacaagtttttttaatcaaatctcACTTTCCTCCGTGACCCAACTCGTTAATCCCCAGACCCTGCTCACGACACAGGTTCTTGTGTCTAGCTAGAACCAAAAATTTCTTGCAGTACCCAATGTGGCCAAAATCGGCTAcctgttataaaaaataaatataacaagaCCCCCGAGTACTGcaaaaattctaatttcaaGGATAATGTGATTGTTGAGAACCTGCAGCggttgattaattaaaattaagcaGTCTAAATAGggaattaaatataattagacATCACTAATgctgtttgttttattttttttggacagGCTTACGAGGAACTTAAAGCTGCAATGAAGCGAAGCACCGTAGAGTCCAGATCTGTAGAAACAACATGCATGCAAgacaagtattaaaaaaaaaaaaaaagtgaatctAGTTGCTGGCTTGGTTCTCTCTAGCGTTAATTACTGTAGTAATAATGAACGCAACATGAACAAGCCATGTGCGATTCACACTTTTTAAGCTGGTGTGTATGATGTATCTATTCTAATGGTGTTTTCcactgttaattatataaaaaaatcgtgtgttctatatatatatatgtgtttgCCCCTTCCCAATCAACAGTAGAGTTACAAAGCACTAACGTcatgtttgttttattaaaagatcagtgctgaaaataacttattttttttttctcgtaaaTGCGTCAGCTGAACTAATCTATTATTTGATAGTGTGCTATGCATAAGCTTACAGcacaaatcaaataataaaaagacttaTCATTTATAAACGAGATCGTTATCTATATTACTTTAATGTAGCAACAATGAAATTAGACATCCAGCTTTTCTGCAGACCATTTAATCCAACTCCAAAAAGTTTTGAATATGTTCGATCCCTGTTTGCCTAGTTGCCTGATCTGGAGGCACCCAAGTAATTAAAGCAACATCTGCCTTGTTTCAATCCAATTCACTGGCAGGACAGTTTTTGTTTTCGTTTTACGAAGGTCAAATTTAATCTCAACTTTTTATGAACTATAATTACAGGACAAATATTTTCTGATGGTAATGATTAAGGCCACGATATGTCCCCAGAACACTATAAATAACTAAACGAAACTACAATTGTTCCAAAAGTTTACATTTATCAGTTgttagagaagaaaagaaaatggcgAAGACAGCATTTGTTCCGGTACTTTCATTGGTGCTGCTTCTATCAGCATTAATTCCGCACTGTGTTGAGTACAGATCGAGGACCAGGG
It encodes the following:
- the LOC118052813 gene encoding protein RADIALIS-like 3 yields the protein MSYFTSSNGSGSSWTAKQNKLFEKALAVYDKDTPDRWQNVAKAVGGKSPEEVKRHYDRLVEDLVYIESGRAPLPNYKPSGSNGRGLVEEQRLTRNLKLQ